The following are encoded in a window of Spea bombifrons isolate aSpeBom1 chromosome 2, aSpeBom1.2.pri, whole genome shotgun sequence genomic DNA:
- the LOC128472713 gene encoding CYFIP-related Rac1 interactor A-like isoform X2, protein MGNLIKVLGKDLENCPHFFLDFENAQPTEAETVVWNQVNSVLEEAQGVLAELQSYRGAGQEIRQAIQNPLDVHLQEEAWRSVCPLVAKLKRFYEFSLRLENALHSLLEALTSPPFAPTQHLEREQALAKQFAEILHFTLSFDELKMTNPAIQNDFSYYRRTVSRNRLNNFQVDPECDVNNEMANRMSLFYADATPMLKTLSNATTKFVSENKSLPIEDTTDCLSTMASVCRVMLETPGYRSRFTSTETLLFCMRVMVGVIILYDHVHPVGAFAKTSKIDMKGCIKVLKDQPSTSTEGLLNALRYTTRHLHDDTTSKQIRALLQ, encoded by the exons ATGGGAAACCTCATTAAGGTCCTTGGAAAAGATTTAGAAAATTGTCCTCATTTTTTCCTGGATTTTGAAA ATGCCCAGCCCACGGAGGCAGAAACAGTCGTGTGGAATCAAGTGAACTCTGTACTAGAGGAGGCGCAAGGTGTTCTGGCAGAACTGCAGTCATACAGGGGGGCTGGACAGGAGATAAGACAG GCAATCCAGAACCCATTGGATGTGCACCTACAGGAAGAGGCCTGGCGGTCTGTCTGTCCTTTGGTAGCAAAACTTAAACGCTTCTACGAGTTCTCCCTCCGACTTG AGAATGCCCTCCACAGCCTTCTGGAAGCCCTCACATCTCCTCCCTTTGCTCCAACTCAGCACCTGGAGAGGGAGCAGGCTCTGGCCAAGCAGTTTGCAGAGATTCTACACTTCACCCTTAGCTTTGATGAGCTCAAG ATGACAAACCCTGCAATACAGAACGATTTCAGTTATTACAGGCGAACTGTTAGTCGTAACCGACTTAATAACTTCCAG GTGGACCCTGAATGTGATGTAAACAATGAAATGGCTAATCGCATGTCACTGTTCTATGCGGATGCCACCCCCATGCTGAAAACCCTGAGCAATGCAACCACCAAGTTTGTGTCTGAG AACAAATCTTTACCTATTGAAGACACAACAGACTGCCTAAGCACCATGGCGAGTGTGTGCAGAGTCATGTTAGAGACCCC TGGGTATCGTAGCCGCTTCACCAGCACTGAGACACTTCTGTTCTGCATGCGGGTGATGGTTGGAGTTATTATCCTATACGATCATGTTCATCCAGTTGGAGCCTTTGCCAAAACCTCTAAGATTGAT ATGAAAGGCTGCATCAAAGTGCTGAAGGACCAGCCATCAACTAGCACAGAGGGGCTTCTTAATGCTCTAAG ATATACAACACGTCACCTCCATGATGACACCACATCTAAACAGATCCGAGCTTTGCTTCAATGA
- the LOC128472713 gene encoding CYFIP-related Rac1 interactor A-like isoform X1: protein MGNLLKVLSYNDLEQCPTFFLDFEHAQPTEAETVVWNQVNSVLEEAQGVLAELQSYRGAGQEIRQAIQNPLDVHLQEEAWRSVCPLVAKLKRFYEFSLRLENALHSLLEALTSPPFAPTQHLEREQALAKQFAEILHFTLSFDELKMTNPAIQNDFSYYRRTVSRNRLNNFQVDPECDVNNEMANRMSLFYADATPMLKTLSNATTKFVSENKSLPIEDTTDCLSTMASVCRVMLETPGYRSRFTSTETLLFCMRVMVGVIILYDHVHPVGAFAKTSKIDMKGCIKVLKDQPSTSTEGLLNALRYTTRHLHDDTTSKQIRALLQ from the exons ATGGGGAATCTTCTAAAAGTCTTGTCTTATAACGACCTAGAACAGTGTCCCACTTTTTTCCTTGACTTTGAAC ATGCCCAGCCCACGGAGGCAGAAACAGTCGTGTGGAATCAAGTGAACTCTGTACTAGAGGAGGCGCAAGGTGTTCTGGCAGAACTGCAGTCATACAGGGGGGCTGGACAGGAGATAAGACAG GCAATCCAGAACCCATTGGATGTGCACCTACAGGAAGAGGCCTGGCGGTCTGTCTGTCCTTTGGTAGCAAAACTTAAACGCTTCTACGAGTTCTCCCTCCGACTTG AGAATGCCCTCCACAGCCTTCTGGAAGCCCTCACATCTCCTCCCTTTGCTCCAACTCAGCACCTGGAGAGGGAGCAGGCTCTGGCCAAGCAGTTTGCAGAGATTCTACACTTCACCCTTAGCTTTGATGAGCTCAAG ATGACAAACCCTGCAATACAGAACGATTTCAGTTATTACAGGCGAACTGTTAGTCGTAACCGACTTAATAACTTCCAG GTGGACCCTGAATGTGATGTAAACAATGAAATGGCTAATCGCATGTCACTGTTCTATGCGGATGCCACCCCCATGCTGAAAACCCTGAGCAATGCAACCACCAAGTTTGTGTCTGAG AACAAATCTTTACCTATTGAAGACACAACAGACTGCCTAAGCACCATGGCGAGTGTGTGCAGAGTCATGTTAGAGACCCC TGGGTATCGTAGCCGCTTCACCAGCACTGAGACACTTCTGTTCTGCATGCGGGTGATGGTTGGAGTTATTATCCTATACGATCATGTTCATCCAGTTGGAGCCTTTGCCAAAACCTCTAAGATTGAT ATGAAAGGCTGCATCAAAGTGCTGAAGGACCAGCCATCAACTAGCACAGAGGGGCTTCTTAATGCTCTAAG ATATACAACACGTCACCTCCATGATGACACCACATCTAAACAGATCCGAGCTTTGCTTCAATGA